One genomic window of Nakamurella panacisegetis includes the following:
- the cbiE gene encoding precorrin-6y C5,15-methyltransferase (decarboxylating) subunit CbiE: protein MPSDTPVPPARVTVIGIGADGWDGLGPAARDAITAAPLVIGGHRHQTMLPDIPGQDRRRWPTPMLPSLSALLDEYAGREIVVVASGDPMVSGVGSTLVARLGAENVTVVPAVSSVALARAAMGWPAESVDVVTVVGRDPAAVLARVGPGRRLIVLSADENTPSQVASLLVGAGYGASGMTVLGELGGPAESRIEGTARAWAAVSPRLNLICLSLVSDPGTVLLAGVPGLPDEAFEHDGQLTKRDVRASAMARLAPVPGQLLWDVGAGAGSVAVEWARTDPRCAAIAIERDAGRAERIGRNASSLGVPGVRVVVGGAPDALHGLPEPDAVFVGGGATTPGVLDTCWAALRPGGRLVVHAVTLETEAALFERYKALGGELVRLSVERAAPVGTFTGWTPSRAVTQWSITRASEGPA from the coding sequence GTGCCCTCCGATACACCCGTCCCCCCGGCCCGGGTCACCGTGATCGGGATCGGGGCCGACGGCTGGGACGGCCTCGGACCGGCCGCGCGGGACGCCATCACGGCCGCCCCGCTGGTGATCGGCGGACATCGCCACCAGACCATGCTGCCGGACATCCCGGGCCAAGATCGCCGCCGGTGGCCGACGCCGATGCTGCCCAGCCTGTCCGCGTTGCTGGACGAGTACGCGGGCCGCGAGATCGTGGTGGTGGCCTCCGGCGATCCGATGGTGTCGGGTGTCGGCAGCACGCTGGTGGCCCGGCTCGGCGCGGAGAACGTCACCGTGGTGCCGGCGGTGTCGTCGGTCGCCCTGGCCCGGGCGGCGATGGGCTGGCCGGCCGAGTCGGTGGACGTGGTCACCGTGGTCGGCCGGGATCCGGCGGCGGTGCTGGCCCGGGTCGGGCCCGGGCGCCGGCTGATCGTGCTCTCCGCCGACGAGAACACCCCCTCACAGGTGGCGTCGCTGCTGGTCGGCGCCGGGTACGGGGCATCGGGCATGACGGTGCTGGGCGAGCTCGGTGGCCCGGCCGAATCCCGGATCGAGGGCACCGCGCGGGCCTGGGCGGCGGTGTCGCCCCGGCTGAATCTGATCTGCCTTTCCCTGGTCTCCGACCCGGGCACGGTCCTGTTGGCGGGCGTTCCGGGCCTGCCTGACGAGGCGTTCGAGCACGACGGTCAGCTGACCAAACGCGACGTGCGGGCATCGGCCATGGCCCGGCTGGCTCCGGTGCCGGGCCAACTGCTCTGGGACGTCGGCGCCGGCGCCGGTTCGGTGGCCGTCGAATGGGCGCGCACCGATCCGCGGTGCGCCGCGATCGCGATCGAGCGGGATGCCGGGCGGGCCGAGCGGATCGGGCGGAACGCGTCGTCGCTCGGCGTTCCCGGTGTGCGGGTGGTCGTCGGTGGCGCTCCCGACGCGCTCCACGGCCTGCCGGAGCCGGACGCGGTCTTCGTCGGCGGCGGTGCGACGACGCCGGGAGTGCTGGACACCTGTTGGGCCGCACTGCGTCCGGGCGGTCGTCTGGTCGTCCACGCGGTGACCCTGGAGACCGAGGCGGCACTGTTCGAGCGGTACAAGGCCCTCGGCGGGGAATTGGTCCGGCTGTCGGTCGAACGTGCCGCCCCGGTCGGCACGTTCACCGGTTGGACGCCCTCCCGGGCCGTCACCCAATGGTCGATCACCAGAGCTTCGGAAGGTCCGGCATGA
- the cobM gene encoding precorrin-4 C(11)-methyltransferase yields the protein MTVHFIGAGPGAADLLTVRAVRLLGAAPVCLYAGTYITSDVLAHCPPGADLVDTAHLDLDQITAHLVRADAAGLDVARLCSGDPSIYSALAEQTRRLDAAGVPWDVTPGVPAYAAAAAILGRELTAPELSQTIILTRAQARSTKMPETEALPLLARSRATLVLHLAITRIRQVVADLVPEYGQDAPVAVVANASAPSELVLRGTLADIADQVEAAGLRQAAVIIVGNTLGAKHFADSHLYATRPR from the coding sequence ATGACGGTTCATTTCATCGGCGCCGGGCCCGGAGCGGCCGACCTGCTGACCGTCCGGGCGGTGAGACTCCTTGGCGCGGCCCCGGTCTGCCTGTACGCGGGTACCTACATCACGTCGGACGTGTTGGCCCACTGCCCGCCCGGGGCGGATCTGGTCGACACCGCGCACCTTGACCTGGACCAGATCACCGCCCATCTGGTGCGGGCCGATGCCGCCGGACTCGACGTCGCCCGGCTGTGTTCGGGCGACCCGTCGATCTACTCGGCCCTGGCCGAGCAGACCCGGCGGCTGGACGCGGCCGGCGTGCCCTGGGACGTCACCCCCGGGGTGCCCGCCTACGCCGCGGCCGCCGCCATCCTGGGTCGGGAACTCACCGCCCCGGAGCTGTCCCAGACCATCATCCTCACCCGGGCCCAGGCGCGGTCGACCAAGATGCCGGAGACCGAGGCCCTTCCACTGCTGGCCCGCAGCCGGGCGACGCTCGTCCTGCACCTGGCCATCACGCGGATCCGTCAGGTGGTGGCCGATCTGGTGCCGGAGTACGGCCAGGATGCACCGGTCGCGGTGGTGGCCAACGCATCCGCTCCGTCCGAGCTGGTGCTGCGCGGCACCCTGGCCGACATCGCCGACCAGGTGGAAGCGGCCGGCCTGCGCCAGGCGGCTGTCATCATCGTCGGGAACACGTTGGGCGCCAAGCACTTCGCCGACTCCCACCTCTACGCGACCCGCCCCCGCTGA
- a CDS encoding SRPBCC family protein, with the protein MATTSNAHQTVWTTPTDTQIVSERDFDAPIDVVFAAFTRPEHVQQWLLGPDGWIMPTCEIDLRVGGAWRYVWRNPSDGREFEMHGVYREIEPPGLIINTQVYEESESVNRMELTGVGGRTHMRHTMTLPSQEARDAVLATGMTSGADTSYDRLESYLAAR; encoded by the coding sequence ATGGCCACCACCAGTAATGCGCATCAGACGGTCTGGACCACGCCAACGGACACCCAGATCGTCTCCGAGCGGGACTTCGACGCGCCCATCGACGTCGTGTTCGCCGCGTTCACCCGACCCGAACACGTCCAGCAGTGGTTGCTCGGGCCGGACGGCTGGATCATGCCGACCTGTGAGATCGACCTCCGGGTCGGCGGCGCCTGGCGGTATGTCTGGCGCAATCCGTCCGACGGGCGGGAATTCGAGATGCACGGCGTGTACCGGGAAATCGAGCCCCCCGGTCTGATCATCAACACTCAGGTGTACGAAGAATCGGAATCGGTGAACCGCATGGAGCTGACCGGGGTCGGCGGCCGCACCCACATGCGGCACACCATGACTCTTCCGTCCCAGGAAGCTCGCGATGCCGTGCTGGCCACCGGGATGACCAGCGGCGCCGACACCAGCTACGACCGTCTCGAGTCGTATCTCGCCGCGCGGTAG
- a CDS encoding ArsR/SmtB family transcription factor, translating to MNEAPATDQLSLIFAALADPTRRAILARLTAGEATVKELTEPFEMSGPAISKHLRVLERAGLIERGRDAQRRPSMLRAAPLQQVSRWTEEYRRFWDASYRNLDDYLVTLQSKEQNNGHHQ from the coding sequence ATGAATGAGGCGCCGGCGACGGACCAGCTCAGCCTGATCTTCGCCGCGCTGGCCGACCCGACACGCCGCGCCATCCTGGCCCGGTTGACCGCCGGCGAGGCCACCGTCAAGGAACTGACCGAGCCGTTCGAGATGAGCGGTCCGGCGATCTCCAAGCACCTGCGCGTACTCGAGCGCGCGGGTCTGATCGAGCGCGGCCGCGATGCGCAGCGTCGGCCGTCGATGCTCCGGGCGGCGCCGTTGCAGCAGGTGAGTCGGTGGACGGAGGAATACCGCCGATTCTGGGATGCGAGCTACCGAAACCTCGACGACTATCTCGTCACCCTCCAGTCGAAGGAGCAGAACAATGGCCACCACCAGTAA
- a CDS encoding amidohydrolase, with protein MTIDPPGPLLIQGCDVLVVPESGDVTVRTAQDIRIDDGLITAITPTGQLVPDGVEILDGHGLLATPGLVNGHTHSPMVLFRGAAEDVPVHDWFNKRVWPMESNLTDRDVYYGALLACAEMISSGVTTFVDHYFTPHEIAEAVAESGIRADIAPTYFSSQGRDALEATVAFAEQWHGGAGGRVSVSMGPHAPYTVNDDDLTLLADHARRLGIGVHLHASENVQQAESSLARRGVTPIEVLQQTGILDAGVMIAHGCGILPRDYDMLAAHADRIAVASCPKVYLKHALWPLTPIRDLLGLGVTVAAGTDGAAGHNTLDVWEALRLVAETQKLETRDAMFLSVSDTLRLAMRGGAAAARLGPGAGALEPGQRADIALVDLSGMRHRPLHDPRAALVYGVQTHDVKSTVVAGRVLMRNRQLLTVDVPGLLAEIDSRAGRLVDLSSGASVQFYDP; from the coding sequence ATGACGATCGACCCGCCCGGCCCGCTGCTCATCCAAGGCTGCGATGTGCTGGTGGTCCCGGAGTCCGGCGATGTGACGGTCCGTACGGCCCAGGACATCAGGATCGACGACGGGCTGATCACCGCGATCACGCCGACCGGTCAGCTCGTCCCGGATGGTGTCGAGATCCTCGACGGCCACGGACTGCTGGCCACGCCCGGGTTGGTCAACGGGCACACCCACAGTCCGATGGTGCTGTTCCGCGGCGCGGCCGAGGACGTGCCGGTGCACGACTGGTTCAACAAGCGGGTCTGGCCGATGGAGAGCAATCTGACCGATCGGGATGTGTACTACGGCGCCCTGCTGGCCTGTGCCGAGATGATCTCCTCCGGCGTGACGACCTTCGTCGACCATTACTTCACTCCCCACGAGATCGCCGAAGCCGTGGCCGAGAGCGGGATCCGGGCCGACATCGCACCGACGTACTTCAGCAGCCAGGGGCGGGACGCTCTGGAGGCGACGGTCGCCTTCGCGGAGCAGTGGCACGGTGGAGCAGGCGGGCGGGTCAGCGTGTCGATGGGACCGCATGCGCCCTACACGGTGAACGACGACGATCTGACGTTGCTCGCCGACCATGCCCGGCGCCTGGGGATCGGGGTGCACCTGCACGCCAGCGAGAACGTCCAGCAGGCCGAGTCGAGCCTGGCCCGGCGGGGCGTCACCCCGATCGAAGTCCTGCAGCAGACCGGCATCCTGGACGCCGGGGTGATGATCGCCCACGGCTGCGGAATTCTGCCGCGGGACTACGACATGCTGGCCGCGCACGCCGATCGGATCGCGGTCGCCAGCTGTCCCAAGGTCTACCTGAAGCACGCCCTGTGGCCGCTCACCCCCATCCGGGACCTGTTGGGACTCGGCGTCACCGTAGCCGCGGGCACCGACGGAGCGGCCGGGCACAACACCCTGGACGTCTGGGAGGCACTGCGTCTGGTCGCCGAGACGCAGAAACTCGAAACCCGTGACGCCATGTTCCTGTCGGTCTCGGACACTCTGCGACTGGCCATGCGAGGTGGAGCCGCCGCCGCCCGTCTCGGCCCGGGCGCCGGTGCTCTCGAACCCGGGCAGCGGGCCGACATCGCGCTGGTCGACCTGTCCGGCATGCGCCATCGGCCGCTGCACGACCCGCGGGCCGCCCTGGTCTACGGCGTCCAGACCCACGACGTGAAGTCCACCGTGGTGGCCGGCCGGGTGCTGATGCGCAATCGGCAGCTGCTGACCGTCGACGTCCCGGGCCTGTTGGCCGAGATCGATTCCCGGGCCGGACGTCTCGTCGACCTCTCGTCCGGCGCATCGGTGCAGTTCTACGATCCCTGA
- a CDS encoding MDR family MFS transporter has protein sequence MTSATAPQTQPAHAGEIGTMSHKQILQSLSGLLIGMFVAMLSSTVVTNALPTIINQLHGTESGYTWVVVATLLALTATTPIWGKLSDLMSPKLLVQLSLVVYVGGSAIAGLSQSVGMLICARAVQGIGAGGLLALVQVIMARMISPRERGRYSGYLGAVFALATVLGPLVGGVIVDTPWLGWRWCFYVGVPFAVAAIIVLQKTLRLPTIKREAKIDYLGASLIVAGVSVLLIWVSLAGTNFDWLSWPSAVMVIGGLALLAVAVWVESKVAEPIIPLAIFKNRTVTYASIASLLVGSSLYGITVFLSQYFQVSRGDSPTMSGVATIPMVLGMFVTSLVIGRIITRTGKWKRYLAAGGVLLVAGLAVLSTMSSTSPYWVLAVGMALAGSGMGATMQNLVLAVQNSVSIRDIGSASATVSFIRSLGGAIGVSALGAVLAGKVTSHVASGLAQLGVPASALGASSGTPDTSALPGPIATVVKSAYGTGTAWAFGLSAVAAAIGAVVIFLIKETPLRASNTAPEELNVILDAEVVQEEALLDLGDAGDPTSGDTLVASARS, from the coding sequence ATGACCAGCGCCACCGCGCCCCAGACCCAGCCGGCCCACGCCGGCGAGATCGGGACCATGTCCCACAAGCAGATCCTGCAATCACTGTCCGGACTGCTCATCGGCATGTTCGTGGCCATGCTCTCGTCGACCGTCGTCACCAACGCGCTGCCGACGATCATCAACCAGCTGCACGGCACCGAATCGGGTTACACCTGGGTCGTGGTGGCCACCCTGCTCGCCCTGACCGCGACCACCCCGATCTGGGGGAAGCTGTCGGACCTGATGAGCCCCAAGCTCCTGGTCCAGCTGTCCCTGGTCGTCTACGTCGGCGGATCGGCGATCGCCGGCCTGTCGCAGAGTGTCGGCATGTTGATCTGCGCCCGGGCCGTCCAGGGCATCGGCGCCGGCGGCCTTCTGGCGTTGGTCCAGGTGATCATGGCCCGGATGATCTCGCCGCGGGAGCGGGGGCGCTACAGCGGCTACCTCGGTGCCGTGTTCGCGCTGGCCACCGTGCTCGGCCCGCTGGTCGGCGGCGTGATCGTGGACACCCCCTGGCTCGGCTGGCGCTGGTGCTTCTACGTCGGAGTCCCGTTTGCCGTCGCCGCAATCATCGTCCTGCAGAAGACCCTGAGGCTGCCGACGATCAAGCGCGAGGCGAAGATCGACTACCTGGGGGCCAGTCTGATCGTCGCCGGTGTCAGCGTTCTGCTCATCTGGGTCTCGCTGGCCGGCACCAACTTCGACTGGCTGTCCTGGCCGTCCGCGGTCATGGTGATCGGCGGTCTCGCGTTGCTGGCCGTGGCGGTGTGGGTGGAGAGCAAGGTCGCCGAGCCGATCATCCCGCTCGCGATCTTCAAGAACCGCACCGTCACCTACGCATCGATCGCCAGCCTGCTGGTCGGATCCTCCCTGTACGGCATCACCGTCTTCCTCAGTCAGTACTTCCAGGTGTCCCGCGGCGACAGTCCGACCATGTCGGGCGTGGCCACCATCCCGATGGTGCTGGGGATGTTCGTGACGTCGCTCGTGATCGGCCGGATCATCACCCGGACCGGCAAGTGGAAGCGATACCTGGCCGCCGGCGGTGTACTGCTGGTCGCCGGACTGGCGGTGCTGTCGACGATGTCGTCCACCTCGCCGTACTGGGTGTTGGCCGTCGGCATGGCCCTGGCCGGCAGTGGCATGGGCGCCACCATGCAGAACCTGGTGCTGGCCGTCCAGAACAGCGTCTCCATCCGTGACATCGGTAGCGCTTCGGCCACCGTCTCCTTCATCCGATCGCTGGGTGGGGCCATCGGCGTCAGCGCCCTGGGGGCCGTCCTGGCCGGCAAGGTGACCTCGCACGTGGCCTCCGGACTGGCCCAGCTCGGGGTGCCGGCCTCGGCCCTCGGTGCATCGTCCGGTACTCCCGACACCTCCGCCCTGCCCGGACCGATCGCCACCGTCGTCAAGAGCGCCTACGGCACCGGCACGGCCTGGGCCTTCGGGTTGAGCGCAGTCGCGGCGGCGATCGGGGCCGTCGTGATCTTCCTGATCAAGGAGACCCCGCTGCGGGCCAGCAACACCGCACCGGAAGAACTCAACGTGATCCTGGATGCCGAAGTGGTCCAGGAAGAGGCGCTTCTCGACCTGGGCGACGCCGGGGATCCGACGTCCGGCGACACCCTGGTGGCGAGCGCACGCAGCTGA
- a CDS encoding MarR family winged helix-turn-helix transcriptional regulator: protein MQSETTGPTTQDCVDLLRSLQQLTRARRRSMRYKQDAGALMMLSALEGTPGARVSMLAEMLMIDISAASRQVAALEGAGLVARVRDEADHRAQLVRLTAAGEMALATACETAGSDIAGRISNWSAQDLGTLTDLVRRLATDLVASEPGCAKSPPAAYRVPAFTVG, encoded by the coding sequence GTGCAGAGTGAAACAACCGGACCCACCACGCAGGACTGCGTCGACCTGCTGCGCTCGCTGCAGCAGTTGACCCGTGCTCGTCGGCGGTCGATGAGATACAAGCAGGACGCCGGAGCGTTGATGATGCTCAGCGCCCTGGAGGGGACGCCAGGGGCCCGAGTCTCGATGCTGGCCGAGATGTTGATGATCGACATCTCGGCGGCCAGCCGTCAGGTGGCCGCGCTGGAAGGGGCCGGCCTCGTCGCCCGGGTCCGGGACGAGGCCGACCACCGAGCACAGCTGGTTCGGCTGACCGCCGCGGGGGAGATGGCCCTGGCCACTGCCTGCGAGACCGCCGGATCGGACATCGCCGGCCGGATCTCCAACTGGTCCGCCCAGGACCTGGGCACCCTCACCGATCTGGTCCGGCGCCTGGCCACCGACCTGGTCGCCAGCGAGCCGGGCTGCGCGAAGTCCCCGCCCGCCGCGTACCGGGTCCCGGCGTTCACCGTCGGCTGA
- a CDS encoding precorrin-2 C(20)-methyltransferase gives MTGRLYGVGLGPGDPELITRKAARLIEAADVIAYHSGTHGRSIARSIAAELLPAGVREEPLVYPVTTQRSSHPGGYQGAMADFYDESAERLAVHLRAGRTVVVLCEGDPLFYGSYMYLHDRLAGEFVTEVVPGVTSVSAAAAAAGRPLVRHEDVLTILPGTLPVPELARRLADTQAAAIMKLGRTFPEVREALSQAGRLDAALYVERASTPGQALVRVADVDPSTVPYFSIILVPGADRQVGAMSGDAGSSSVAAPAPDPTELMVVGLGPGPDRWITPEVTAALAAVDHIVGYGPYVDRVPQRDGLQRHASGNTVEVDRARFALDLALAGEKVAVVSGGDAGVFGMASAVFEAAEDERYAPVKITVLPGLTAAQAVAAAAGAPLGGDYAVMSLSDRLKPWDVIADRLRKVSESDLVLAIYNPGSRSRPTQVAQAKTVLLEHRSANTVVIIGRSVGRPDESVQTTTLGALDPASIDMQCLLIIGARGTLVTGDRVFTRRFVPEVVATSVGGMS, from the coding sequence ATGACGGGCCGACTGTACGGAGTCGGGCTGGGCCCCGGCGATCCGGAGTTGATCACCCGCAAGGCGGCCCGGTTGATCGAGGCGGCCGATGTCATCGCCTATCACTCCGGTACCCACGGCCGGTCCATCGCCCGGTCCATCGCGGCCGAGCTGCTGCCGGCCGGCGTGCGGGAAGAGCCGCTGGTGTACCCGGTGACCACCCAACGGTCGTCCCATCCGGGCGGCTACCAGGGGGCGATGGCCGACTTCTACGACGAGTCCGCGGAACGGCTGGCCGTGCACCTGCGTGCCGGGCGCACCGTGGTCGTGCTGTGCGAGGGGGACCCGCTGTTCTACGGGTCGTACATGTACCTGCACGACCGGTTGGCCGGGGAGTTCGTCACCGAGGTGGTGCCCGGCGTGACCTCCGTGTCGGCCGCCGCGGCGGCCGCCGGTCGACCCCTGGTCCGCCACGAGGACGTGCTGACGATCCTCCCCGGAACGCTCCCGGTGCCCGAGCTGGCCCGCCGTCTGGCCGACACCCAGGCCGCGGCGATCATGAAGCTGGGCCGCACCTTTCCCGAGGTGCGGGAAGCGCTCTCGCAAGCCGGCCGGCTCGACGCGGCCCTGTACGTGGAGCGCGCGTCGACCCCCGGCCAGGCGCTGGTCCGGGTGGCCGACGTGGATCCGTCGACGGTGCCGTACTTCTCGATCATCCTGGTGCCCGGCGCCGACCGGCAGGTCGGTGCCATGTCCGGCGACGCCGGCTCGTCGTCGGTGGCCGCCCCGGCCCCGGACCCGACCGAACTGATGGTCGTCGGGCTCGGTCCGGGACCGGACAGGTGGATCACCCCCGAGGTCACCGCCGCTCTGGCCGCAGTCGACCACATCGTCGGCTACGGCCCATATGTCGACCGGGTTCCGCAACGAGACGGATTGCAGCGTCACGCTTCCGGCAACACGGTGGAGGTTGACCGGGCGCGATTCGCGCTCGACCTGGCTCTGGCCGGCGAGAAGGTGGCCGTCGTGTCCGGCGGGGACGCCGGTGTGTTCGGCATGGCGTCAGCCGTGTTCGAGGCAGCGGAGGACGAGCGATACGCGCCGGTCAAGATCACCGTGCTGCCCGGCCTGACCGCCGCGCAAGCGGTCGCCGCGGCCGCGGGCGCCCCGCTGGGTGGCGACTACGCCGTCATGTCGCTGTCGGATCGGCTCAAGCCGTGGGACGTCATCGCCGACCGGCTGCGCAAGGTGTCCGAGTCCGACCTGGTCCTGGCCATCTACAACCCGGGGTCACGATCCCGGCCGACCCAGGTTGCCCAAGCGAAAACCGTGCTGCTGGAACATCGATCGGCGAACACCGTGGTGATCATCGGCCGGTCCGTCGGCCGGCCGGACGAGTCGGTGCAGACCACCACTCTCGGCGCCCTCGACCCGGCGAGCATCGACATGCAGTGCCTGCTGATCATCGGCGCCAGGGGAACCTTGGTCACCGGTGATCGCGTGTTCACCCGTCGATTCGTCCCGGAGGTGGTGGCCACGTCGGTCGGCGGCATGTCGTGA
- a CDS encoding precorrin-8X methylmutase translates to MTDNLIAAPRRRYDYVTDGLEIYRRSFATIRSETDLSGLPSSAEKLAVRMVHATGQIDLIRDLWVHPGLVPAARTALEGGAPIFTDAHMVASGVTRARLPADNDVICLLRDPRVPELAARWGTTRSAAAVSLWGPRLEGAVVAIGNAPTALFHLLELIDDGGPRPAAIVGMPVGFIGARESKEALLQHEAGIPAVIVRGRRGGSALAASALNALAQDRE, encoded by the coding sequence GTGACCGACAACCTCATCGCCGCACCGAGAAGACGCTACGACTACGTCACCGACGGGCTCGAGATCTACCGGCGGTCGTTCGCCACCATCCGGTCCGAGACGGACCTGTCGGGGCTGCCCTCGTCGGCCGAGAAGCTCGCGGTCCGCATGGTGCACGCCACCGGGCAGATCGACCTGATCCGTGACCTCTGGGTACATCCCGGCCTCGTCCCGGCCGCGCGCACGGCGCTGGAGGGCGGCGCGCCGATCTTCACCGACGCGCACATGGTCGCGTCCGGCGTGACGCGGGCCCGGCTACCCGCCGACAACGACGTCATCTGCCTGCTCCGGGATCCCCGGGTGCCCGAACTGGCCGCCCGCTGGGGGACCACCCGGTCCGCGGCCGCGGTCTCCTTGTGGGGGCCGCGGCTGGAAGGTGCGGTGGTCGCCATCGGCAATGCGCCGACGGCTCTGTTCCACCTGCTGGAGCTCATCGACGACGGGGGGCCGCGCCCGGCGGCCATCGTCGGAATGCCGGTCGGGTTCATCGGGGCCCGGGAATCGAAAGAGGCGCTCTTGCAACACGAAGCAGGCATCCCCGCGGTCATCGTCCGCGGTCGCCGCGGCGGCTCGGCGCTGGCCGCGTCCGCCCTCAACGCCCTGGCCCAGGACCGCGAATGA
- a CDS encoding precorrin-3B synthase — MSASSPWAAPRTQPDRCPGLLRPHQAADGALVRLRIPGGVISAAALTEVAAVATEFGDGQVRLTSRGNLQLRSVPVDAEGDVPAEMVDRIAAAGLLPSARHELVRNIVCSPLTGRVGGRADLRPLLAELDARLCASSELAALPGRFLFALDDGRGDVLPLAHDLGVLAVDAEYVRLSAAGAVGAPIPLHRAAGELLVLARRFLARRGAAWHVRELDGAPLIPDAGDPMLPLGGPLDFGRLTQVDGQGLLSLGVPLATLTADQVDAVATAATRSGSGMLVVTPWRGLLLPDLREDAAQPAAAGLILDPESPWRNISACAGAPGCVKAAAATRPVAALLAGTGCSASTPGVHVVACARRCGAPSGEHIQVLAGPSGFTVSGPSGRPDINCDAAHLAQVVARARNGS; from the coding sequence GTGAGTGCATCGTCCCCCTGGGCTGCCCCCCGGACGCAGCCGGATCGCTGCCCCGGGCTCCTGCGTCCGCATCAGGCGGCCGACGGGGCTCTGGTTCGACTGCGCATCCCGGGCGGCGTGATCAGCGCGGCCGCTCTGACCGAGGTCGCCGCGGTCGCGACCGAATTCGGTGACGGGCAGGTCCGGTTGACCTCCCGCGGCAACCTGCAACTGCGCAGCGTCCCGGTCGACGCCGAAGGCGACGTCCCGGCAGAGATGGTCGACCGGATCGCGGCCGCCGGTCTGCTGCCGTCGGCTCGTCACGAACTGGTCCGCAACATCGTCTGTTCCCCGCTCACCGGTCGCGTCGGCGGCCGGGCGGATCTGCGGCCACTGCTGGCCGAACTCGACGCACGCCTGTGCGCGTCCTCCGAACTCGCCGCCCTGCCGGGCCGGTTCCTTTTCGCCCTCGACGACGGCCGCGGTGACGTGCTCCCGCTGGCCCACGACCTCGGCGTGCTGGCCGTCGACGCCGAGTACGTGCGGCTCAGCGCGGCCGGCGCGGTCGGTGCTCCGATCCCGCTGCACCGGGCCGCCGGTGAGCTGCTCGTCCTGGCCCGCCGGTTCCTGGCCCGCCGCGGGGCGGCGTGGCACGTGCGCGAACTCGACGGGGCGCCGCTGATTCCCGATGCCGGCGACCCGATGCTCCCGCTCGGCGGCCCACTCGACTTCGGCCGGCTCACCCAGGTCGACGGACAGGGCCTGTTGTCCCTGGGCGTCCCGCTGGCCACTCTGACCGCGGATCAGGTGGACGCGGTGGCCACGGCGGCGACGCGGAGCGGATCGGGCATGCTGGTCGTCACGCCGTGGCGCGGGCTCCTGCTGCCCGACCTGCGCGAGGACGCCGCCCAACCGGCGGCGGCGGGTCTCATCCTGGATCCGGAATCTCCGTGGCGGAACATCTCCGCCTGCGCCGGGGCTCCCGGCTGCGTCAAGGCCGCGGCCGCCACCCGGCCGGTCGCGGCGCTGCTGGCCGGAACGGGCTGCTCGGCATCAACCCCGGGCGTGCACGTCGTCGCCTGCGCGCGCCGCTGCGGGGCGCCCAGCGGCGAGCACATCCAGGTGCTGGCCGGCCCGTCCGGGTTCACCGTCTCCGGCCCGTCCGGTCGGCCCGACATCAACTGCGACGCCGCCCATCTGGCGCAGGTCGTCGCTCGCGCAAGGAATGGTTCGTGA
- a CDS encoding LysM peptidoglycan-binding domain-containing protein, producing MSIRHIGRHRRPSTSLMSAGRTIAFRTVAAGVVIGTPMIALAGTASAAPDSTWDAIAQCESTGNWAINTGNGYYGGLQFSQSTWEAEGGTAYAARADLASKSEQIAIAEKTAASQGWGAWPVCSVQAGATGQSVTLRSTPSSSSSSSSSSGSSSSGSNSSGSNSSDSSPSNSGSASSDSDSSSSGSDSSSSNSAPVTKKSGSAADGDYTVKSGDTLSKIAAARSVSGGWHALAKANADVIPDPDVIYPGQVIRLG from the coding sequence ATGAGCATTCGCCACATCGGTCGGCACCGCCGACCCAGCACCAGCCTGATGTCCGCCGGACGCACCATCGCCTTCCGCACCGTCGCCGCCGGCGTCGTCATCGGCACGCCGATGATCGCCCTGGCCGGAACGGCCTCGGCCGCTCCGGACTCCACCTGGGACGCCATTGCCCAGTGCGAGAGCACCGGCAACTGGGCCATCAACACCGGCAACGGCTACTACGGCGGCCTGCAGTTCTCGCAGAGCACCTGGGAAGCCGAAGGCGGCACCGCCTACGCCGCCCGGGCCGACCTGGCCAGCAAGTCCGAGCAGATCGCCATCGCCGAGAAGACCGCGGCCTCCCAGGGCTGGGGTGCCTGGCCCGTCTGCTCGGTGCAGGCCGGAGCCACCGGGCAGAGCGTGACCCTGCGCAGCACGCCGTCGAGCAGCTCGTCGAGCTCCAGCTCGTCCGGCTCGAGTTCGTCCGGCTCGAACTCGTCCGGTTCGAACTCGTCGGATTCCAGTCCGTCGAACTCCGGTTCCGCGTCGTCGGATTCCGATTCCTCGAGCTCCGGGTCCGATTCCAGCTCGTCGAACTCGGCGCCCGTCACCAAGAAGTCGGGGAGCGCGGCCGATGGCGACTACACCGTCAAGTCGGGCGACACCCTGTCCAAGATCGCCGCGGCCCGGAGCGTCTCGGGCGGTTGGCACGCGCTGGCCAAGGCCAACGCCGACGTCATCCCGGACCCGGACGTCATCTACCCGGGCCAGGTCATCCGCCTCGGCTGA